The following are from one region of the Advenella mimigardefordensis DPN7 genome:
- a CDS encoding aspartate carbamoyltransferase catalytic subunit, translating to MFNPQLNRHGELTHLLSTEGLPRDILTHILDTAQTFVPMAERDIKKVPLLRGKSVFNLFFENSTRTRTTFEIAAKRLSADVYNLNINVSSTAKGESLLDTISNLTAMQADVFVVRHEASGAPYLIARNVEPHIHVINAGDGRHAHPTQGLLDMYTIRHFKKDFSGLTVAIVGDILHSRVARSDIHALTTLGAAEVRAIGPLTLLPGGLEQMGVKVFTDMREGLRDVDVVMVLRLQNERMKGALLPSSQEYFKHYGLTQEKLAYAKPDAIVMHPGPMNRGVEIDSAVADGPQAVILNQVTFGIAVRMAVMSIVAGASQ from the coding sequence ATGTTTAACCCGCAATTGAACCGGCATGGCGAGCTGACCCATCTGCTGTCTACAGAGGGTCTGCCGCGCGACATTCTGACCCACATTCTGGATACGGCCCAGACCTTTGTACCGATGGCGGAACGCGACATCAAGAAGGTGCCGCTGTTGCGAGGCAAAAGCGTATTCAATCTGTTTTTTGAAAACTCCACCCGTACCCGTACCACATTTGAAATAGCAGCCAAGCGGCTTTCGGCCGATGTCTATAACCTGAACATTAATGTGTCGTCTACTGCAAAGGGCGAGTCGCTGCTCGATACCATCAGCAATCTGACGGCCATGCAGGCCGATGTCTTTGTGGTTCGGCACGAGGCCAGCGGGGCGCCATATCTTATCGCCCGCAACGTTGAGCCGCATATCCATGTGATCAATGCCGGGGACGGACGCCATGCGCACCCGACGCAAGGCCTGCTGGATATGTATACCATTCGCCATTTCAAGAAAGATTTTTCCGGGCTGACGGTCGCGATTGTGGGTGATATTCTGCATTCCCGGGTTGCCCGGTCCGACATTCACGCGCTCACTACACTGGGTGCGGCCGAAGTACGTGCCATTGGCCCGCTCACGCTGCTGCCGGGCGGGCTGGAGCAAATGGGTGTCAAGGTGTTTACCGATATGCGTGAAGGACTGAGGGATGTCGATGTGGTGATGGTGCTGCGTTTGCAGAACGAGCGCATGAAGGGCGCGTTGCTGCCTTCTTCGCAGGAATATTTCAAGCATTACGGGCTGACGCAGGAAAAACTGGCTTACGCCAAACCGGACGCGATCGTCATGCACCCGGGCCCCATGAATCGGGGTGTGGAAATTGATTCGGCCGTCGCGGACGGACCGCAGGCGGTTATTCTCAATCAGGTAACATTCGGGATTGCTGTAAGAATGGCAGTCATGAGCATTGTAGCTGGAGCATCTCAGTGA
- the pyrR gene encoding bifunctional pyr operon transcriptional regulator/uracil phosphoribosyltransferase PyrR, producing the protein MTGSLPSAEELYAHLKNALSDKLRGTNPANTYLVGIYSGGAWLARRLCADLQLPNQPGTLNTSLHRDDYNRIGLHSQTQPSHVPFEVEGAHIFLIDDILFTGRTIRAALNELYDYGRPASVRLGVLIDRGGRELPIAPDICGGVLPLPRGRNYVLATDDDSRFTLTMEEEPRHV; encoded by the coding sequence ATGACAGGCAGCCTGCCCAGCGCCGAAGAACTTTACGCGCATCTGAAAAATGCCCTGAGCGACAAGCTAAGGGGCACCAACCCGGCCAACACTTATTTAGTGGGTATTTATTCAGGAGGCGCCTGGCTGGCACGGCGACTCTGCGCCGATCTGCAGCTACCCAATCAGCCCGGCACCCTCAATACCAGTCTGCATCGCGATGATTACAACCGCATCGGCCTGCATTCGCAGACGCAGCCAAGCCACGTCCCGTTTGAAGTGGAAGGCGCACATATTTTCCTGATCGACGATATTCTTTTTACCGGCCGTACGATCCGGGCCGCCCTCAATGAACTATACGATTATGGCCGGCCGGCTTCGGTTCGGCTTGGCGTGCTGATTGACCGCGGTGGTCGTGAGCTGCCTATTGCGCCCGATATCTGCGGTGGCGTGCTGCCTTTGCCGCGAGGCCGCAATTATGTTCTGGCTACTGATGATGACTCCCGTTTTACCCTGACCATGGAAGAGGAACCCCGCCATGTTTAA
- the ruvX gene encoding Holliday junction resolvase RuvX codes for MPEETLLAFDAGMKKTGVALGNTLTRQARPLCIIREVTRDGRFARIATLLQEWQPERVVVGLPLTTSGDEQPASRFARRFANQLHGRFGLQVELVDERGSSMEAQALLGNNKEDDAMAAAVILQRYLDSLK; via the coding sequence ATGCCTGAAGAAACCTTGCTGGCGTTCGATGCCGGCATGAAGAAAACCGGCGTGGCCCTGGGCAATACCCTCACACGTCAGGCCCGTCCGTTGTGCATTATTCGTGAAGTGACGCGCGATGGCCGCTTTGCCCGTATTGCAACGTTGCTGCAGGAGTGGCAACCCGAAAGAGTAGTGGTGGGCCTGCCGCTTACCACCAGCGGCGATGAACAGCCTGCCTCCAGATTTGCCCGGCGCTTTGCCAATCAATTGCATGGCCGCTTTGGCCTGCAGGTTGAGCTGGTAGACGAACGGGGTTCCAGCATGGAAGCGCAGGCACTTCTTGGCAATAATAAAGAAGATGATGCCATGGCGGCCGCAGTTATTCTTCAACGCTATCTGGATAGCTTAAAATAA
- a CDS encoding YqgE/AlgH family protein: MIEPEDKKASEFVSLANQFLMAMPSQTSDIFEGGVVYVCEHSEDGALGLLLNRPTDLSVEQLLERLELEVNADLAAQTVFYGGPVQTDRGFVLHHPAGHYRSSVVLGDMALTTSRDVLEDLARGEGPQQIFITLGYAGWSAGQLEQEMAANAWLNVGADRNIIFNKRPADRYTAALALLGIEPAALSGDAGHA; the protein is encoded by the coding sequence ATGATCGAACCCGAAGACAAAAAAGCATCTGAATTTGTCAGCCTGGCGAACCAGTTCCTCATGGCCATGCCTTCTCAGACTTCCGATATTTTCGAAGGCGGTGTGGTCTATGTTTGCGAACATTCCGAAGACGGTGCCCTGGGGCTGTTGCTGAACCGGCCCACCGATCTGTCTGTCGAGCAACTGCTTGAGCGCCTGGAGCTGGAAGTGAATGCCGACCTGGCAGCGCAGACTGTATTTTATGGCGGGCCGGTCCAGACGGATCGTGGTTTCGTGTTGCACCATCCTGCCGGACATTATCGTTCCAGCGTCGTGCTGGGCGATATGGCGCTCACCACTTCGCGCGACGTGCTGGAAGATCTGGCGCGCGGCGAAGGCCCGCAGCAAATTTTTATTACCCTGGGTTATGCTGGCTGGTCTGCGGGTCAGCTGGAGCAGGAAATGGCGGCCAATGCCTGGCTCAATGTCGGCGCAGACCGCAATATCATATTCAACAAGCGACCCGCGGACCGCTATACGGCAGCGCTGGCCCTGCTTGGCATCGAACCCGCGGCTTTATCCGGTGATGCAGGGCATGCCTGA
- a CDS encoding rubredoxin gives MRTWMCLICGWVYDEETGVPEEGIAPGTKWEDVPPNWVCPECGARKEDFEMMEI, from the coding sequence ATGCGTACCTGGATGTGTTTAATTTGTGGTTGGGTTTATGATGAGGAAACCGGCGTTCCTGAAGAAGGGATTGCGCCAGGGACCAAATGGGAAGACGTTCCCCCCAACTGGGTCTGTCCTGAGTGCGGTGCGCGCAAGGAAGACTTTGAAATGATGGAAATCTGA
- the thiD gene encoding bifunctional hydroxymethylpyrimidine kinase/phosphomethylpyrimidine kinase has product MSSDHTPAVLFFNHLDPTGRSGLAGDVLTAAQFDCQAVTALTAVTVQDTGVIEEIHPISDEILDNQARCLLEDIPVNAIRAGGLYNADHVSVIAQIAADYDSVPLVLYLGPQYASVIEDSSDDDIEALLQATWETLIPQASCVVVDCSYLNLWAPEDDHDDENPIPVVLDAILAAGAKSCLALFCPSPDDVHQHILLEGGDHSLAFGFFPLAGQSEAGDMISAALACELTRGQTLSQACENAITYTHKALANGRKLGMSKLVAQRLQKS; this is encoded by the coding sequence GTGTCCTCTGATCATACCCCTGCAGTACTGTTTTTCAACCATCTGGATCCGACAGGGCGCTCCGGGCTTGCCGGTGATGTCCTGACCGCCGCGCAATTCGATTGTCAGGCAGTTACCGCGCTAACTGCTGTCACGGTACAGGACACCGGCGTTATTGAAGAAATCCATCCCATTTCCGACGAAATACTGGACAATCAGGCTCGCTGCCTGCTTGAGGACATCCCGGTCAATGCAATCCGGGCCGGTGGCCTGTACAATGCGGACCATGTCAGTGTGATCGCGCAAATTGCCGCCGACTATGACAGCGTCCCGCTGGTGCTGTATCTGGGCCCCCAATACGCGTCGGTCATCGAAGACAGTTCCGATGACGACATCGAGGCTTTGCTGCAGGCAACCTGGGAAACCCTGATTCCACAGGCCAGTTGTGTCGTCGTCGATTGCAGCTACCTGAATTTATGGGCGCCGGAAGATGACCATGACGATGAGAACCCGATACCCGTGGTGCTCGACGCCATTCTGGCAGCCGGGGCAAAATCCTGCCTGGCGCTGTTTTGCCCCTCTCCAGACGATGTCCATCAGCATATCCTACTTGAAGGCGGCGATCACAGCCTTGCATTTGGCTTTTTCCCGCTGGCCGGACAATCCGAAGCGGGCGATATGATCAGCGCTGCCCTGGCCTGCGAACTCACGCGGGGCCAGACATTATCGCAAGCCTGTGAAAATGCCATCACTTATACCCACAAGGCGCTGGCCAATGGCCGCAAACTGGGCATGAGCAAGCTGGTGGCACAAAGGCTGCAAAAGTCCTGA
- the thiE gene encoding thiamine phosphate synthase — protein sequence MTAHSFPSGLYGITPEWHDAERLQEAVSLACEGGMRVLQWRQKTMPAAQARTIAASLRAICHAAGVLFIVNDDWQLALELDADGVHLGKDDAALATVRAQLQQQNHKPFLIGVSCYDSLALADSAIRQHADYIAFGALFPSMVKPDAVRAPLSLFQAVKKTQSAERKQAVVGIGGINRHNAHLAVEAGADSIAVITGLFGDPDIRSAAAYYASLFDSHPAASS from the coding sequence ATGACAGCACACTCGTTTCCCTCCGGTCTATACGGCATTACGCCCGAATGGCATGACGCCGAACGCCTGCAAGAGGCAGTCTCGCTGGCCTGCGAAGGCGGCATGCGCGTGCTGCAGTGGCGCCAGAAAACCATGCCGGCAGCGCAGGCGCGCACAATCGCCGCATCACTCAGAGCCATCTGTCACGCCGCCGGGGTCCTGTTCATTGTTAATGATGACTGGCAACTGGCGCTGGAACTGGACGCAGACGGTGTTCATTTAGGCAAGGATGATGCTGCCCTTGCGACCGTGCGCGCGCAATTACAACAGCAAAACCACAAGCCCTTTCTGATCGGCGTGTCCTGCTATGACAGCCTAGCGCTGGCAGACAGCGCCATCAGACAACATGCTGATTACATTGCCTTTGGTGCACTGTTTCCTTCCATGGTCAAGCCGGACGCAGTCCGCGCGCCCCTGTCGCTGTTCCAGGCAGTAAAGAAAACGCAGAGTGCAGAACGTAAACAGGCAGTGGTGGGCATTGGCGGAATCAACCGGCACAATGCGCATCTGGCGGTCGAAGCCGGCGCAGACAGTATCGCCGTCATCACCGGCTTATTCGGTGACCCGGACATCCGCAGCGCCGCCGCTTACTATGCGTCACTATTTGATTCGCACCCGGCAGCATCTTCATGA
- the hemL gene encoding glutamate-1-semialdehyde 2,1-aminomutase encodes MSQNEVLFKRALQSIPGGVNSPVRAFRSVGGTPRFISKAKDAYIWDADGKQYIDYLGSWGPAIVGHAHPEVVQAVQRAAESGLSFGAPTEAESLLAEAIIARIPSIEKVRLVSSGTEATMSAIRLARGATGRNKIIKFEGCYHGHADSLLVKAGSGLLTFGNPTSAGVPAEFVAHTVVLDYNDLDAVKAAFAEFGADIACIIVEPIAGNMNLIKPVEGFLAGLRALCTEYGALLIFDEVMTGFRAGPQGVQGLSGVTPDLTTLAKVIGGGMPVGAFGGRADIMDQIAPLGPVYQAGTLSGNPVSVAAGLITLEILSRPGFYEHLQTQSAKLVNGLQEKAKAAGVAFCADSVGGMFGLYFRETVPTTFAEVSDVNHDAFKVFFHGMLDNGVHLAPSAFEAGFVSATHSDEILEKTLDAATRAFALI; translated from the coding sequence ATGTCCCAGAACGAAGTTCTCTTTAAACGTGCCCTTCAATCCATTCCCGGTGGTGTCAACTCACCGGTACGCGCATTCCGCTCGGTGGGCGGCACGCCGCGCTTTATCAGCAAAGCCAAAGACGCGTATATCTGGGATGCTGATGGTAAACAGTATATTGACTACCTGGGCTCCTGGGGTCCGGCCATTGTTGGGCATGCGCATCCTGAAGTCGTTCAGGCAGTGCAGCGCGCCGCAGAATCAGGCCTGTCTTTTGGCGCACCCACTGAAGCCGAGTCCCTGCTGGCCGAAGCCATTATTGCGCGCATCCCTTCCATTGAAAAAGTTCGTCTGGTCAGCTCGGGGACAGAAGCGACCATGAGCGCCATTCGCCTGGCGCGCGGCGCCACCGGCCGCAACAAGATCATCAAATTCGAAGGCTGCTACCATGGCCATGCCGACAGCCTGCTGGTCAAGGCCGGCTCCGGCCTGCTCACGTTTGGCAACCCGACCTCTGCGGGTGTACCTGCCGAATTTGTCGCCCATACTGTGGTGCTGGACTACAACGATCTGGATGCGGTCAAGGCCGCCTTTGCCGAATTTGGCGCGGATATTGCCTGCATTATCGTGGAACCCATCGCCGGCAATATGAATCTGATCAAGCCGGTAGAAGGCTTTCTGGCCGGTCTGCGTGCCTTGTGCACCGAATATGGTGCGCTGCTGATTTTCGATGAAGTGATGACCGGATTCCGCGCCGGCCCTCAGGGCGTACAGGGCCTGTCGGGTGTCACACCCGATCTGACCACGCTGGCCAAAGTGATTGGCGGCGGCATGCCCGTAGGCGCCTTCGGCGGTCGTGCCGACATCATGGATCAGATTGCGCCGCTAGGCCCTGTCTATCAGGCCGGCACCCTGTCGGGCAACCCGGTATCTGTTGCTGCCGGCCTTATCACACTTGAAATACTGTCGCGTCCCGGTTTCTATGAGCATCTGCAAACCCAGTCTGCCAAACTGGTTAACGGCCTGCAGGAAAAGGCCAAAGCGGCAGGTGTCGCATTTTGCGCCGATTCTGTAGGCGGCATGTTTGGCCTGTATTTCCGCGAAACGGTTCCGACCACCTTCGCAGAAGTGTCCGACGTCAACCACGATGCCTTCAAGGTCTTTTTCCACGGCATGCTGGACAATGGCGTCCATCTGGCGCCATCGGCGTTCGAAGCAGGCTTTGTCTCAGCCACGCATAGCGACGAGATCCTGGAAAAAACCCTGGACGCCGCTACCCGCGCCTTTGCTCTGATCTAA